One Candidatus Peregrinibacteria bacterium DNA window includes the following coding sequences:
- a CDS encoding S-layer homology domain-containing protein, with protein sequence MKAIFKDLFRVGLAATASMSVLTVALMFSQNALAQGTYTPNVNDDPTNFPPEAKFIVKTNVGMGQIAEGIIGTEFFFDARTSRDPEKTALLYRWDFNGDGNYDTGFLTEPTISKVFWDMGTFDVKLAVKDGSGQFDHTVKTIKIVRNTKPTAFFTMDPDKGSPAQIFRFNANESFDDQYKSQRLQYRWDFNGDKVYDTDWSSRTFASYTYGYGVKGMQKITLQVKDPNNERSEFTRNLEILENTIPVAVLDIEPKIGTFDTMFRFSGEKSFDDETEFNSLEFRWDTDYNGPDDIIYDSGFARIGYRKFLKFNHPDQRTGTQKIRMDVRDKDGRIGTAIAYIELHWASPYLKMLNDAGIIATRYDNDFNPDKPVSRGEVIKMILKKLGVNVFTIRYEPRFSDVGSSNPNYKYILEAEELGIVEGYPDGSFHPDSSISRSETLAMILRAFNVHILRGGFQFYPDVPKSEWFFQYVDTGTVNELVSGYDTGYFGPHDPITFGEISKMLYQVGELNKTN encoded by the coding sequence ATGAAGGCTATTTTCAAAGATTTATTTAGGGTTGGTTTGGCTGCCACGGCATCTATGTCAGTGCTGACAGTGGCTTTGATGTTTAGTCAAAATGCTTTAGCGCAGGGAACATACACTCCAAATGTAAATGATGACCCTACAAATTTTCCGCCTGAAGCTAAATTTATTGTAAAAACAAATGTAGGTATGGGGCAAATAGCCGAAGGTATAATAGGTACGGAATTTTTCTTTGATGCCAGAACCTCAAGAGACCCTGAAAAAACAGCCCTATTATATAGGTGGGATTTTAATGGTGACGGAAACTATGATACCGGGTTTTTAACTGAACCAACCATAAGTAAAGTATTTTGGGATATGGGAACTTTTGACGTAAAATTAGCGGTAAAAGATGGGTCTGGGCAATTTGACCATACGGTTAAAACTATAAAAATCGTTCGCAATACAAAGCCGACTGCGTTTTTTACTATGGATCCCGATAAAGGTTCTCCTGCACAAATATTCAGATTCAATGCCAATGAATCATTTGATGATCAATACAAATCACAAAGACTTCAATATCGCTGGGACTTCAACGGAGACAAGGTATACGATACAGATTGGTCTAGCCGCACCTTCGCCTCTTACACTTATGGATATGGAGTCAAAGGTATGCAAAAAATAACATTGCAAGTAAAAGATCCAAACAATGAAAGAAGTGAATTTACTAGAAATCTTGAAATCCTAGAAAACACTATCCCTGTTGCGGTACTCGATATAGAACCGAAAATTGGGACATTTGATACTATGTTCCGTTTCTCCGGAGAAAAAAGTTTTGATGATGAAACCGAATTCAATAGCTTGGAATTTAGATGGGATACAGATTACAACGGGCCGGATGATATAATATATGATTCCGGTTTCGCACGCATAGGGTATAGGAAATTTCTCAAGTTCAATCATCCGGACCAAAGAACCGGGACTCAAAAAATCCGCATGGATGTACGTGATAAAGATGGCCGGATCGGGACTGCTATCGCTTACATCGAATTGCACTGGGCTTCGCCGTATCTCAAAATGCTTAATGATGCCGGTATCATAGCTACCAGATATGATAATGATTTTAATCCGGACAAACCTGTTTCCCGAGGCGAAGTTATCAAAATGATTCTAAAAAAACTTGGAGTTAATGTATTTACAATAAGATATGAACCAAGATTTTCAGACGTTGGAAGCTCTAACCCAAACTATAAATATATTCTTGAAGCGGAGGAACTTGGCATAGTTGAAGGCTATCCGGACGGATCGTTCCACCCTGACTCATCTATAAGTCGCAGTGAAACTCTGGCTATGATACTCCGAGCATTCAACGTTCATATCCTTCGTGGAGGTTTTCAATTTTACCCGGACGTCCCAAAGAGTGAATGGTTTTTTCAATATGTAGATACCGGTACTGTAAACGAACTGGTTAGCGGATATGACACCGGGTACTTCGGTCCACATGACCCAATTACATTTGGTGAAATCTCAAAAATGTTATATCAAGTTGGAGAATTGAACAAAACGAATTAA
- the proS gene encoding proline--tRNA ligase, translated as MARITPQSEDFSKWYLDVIKEADMAENSAVRGCMVIKPWGYAIWENIQREMDLRIKALGVRNCYFPMFIPESFLTKEKDHIEGFAPECAVVTHGGGKKLEENLFVRPTSETIIYDTYSRWVQSHRDLPLLLNQWANVVRWEMRTRPFLRTTEFLWQEGHTVHATSEDAAEFVEKALNMYATFDKEFLCIPVVTGKKSRKETFAGALYTMTTEALAKDGKAIQAGTSHHLGQTFAKAFGIQFQDTDGELKHAWQTSWGVSTRIVGTLIVCLGDDKGLRLPPTVAPIQVVLIPIWKDDEGKKKVLDIFNKIEKDLREANIRVHLDDRDNVSPGFKFNEYEVKGVPIRIEMGPRDFENGEFTLARRDTQEKITHKIHSKFDAEDVQKLLDEIQENLYKDALDFREANTHTVDNMDDFKKAIEQDIPGFVRVYWCGDGALEERVQDETKATIRIIEDENVTGQKCFYSGKDANQRVLFAKSY; from the coding sequence ATGGCTCGTATAACTCCGCAAAGTGAAGATTTTTCAAAATGGTATTTGGACGTGATCAAAGAAGCTGATATGGCAGAGAATTCTGCGGTACGCGGATGTATGGTTATCAAACCTTGGGGTTATGCAATTTGGGAAAATATCCAAAGAGAGATGGATCTACGTATCAAGGCCCTCGGAGTTAGAAATTGTTATTTTCCAATGTTTATACCGGAAAGTTTTCTGACAAAAGAAAAAGATCATATAGAAGGTTTTGCTCCCGAATGTGCAGTTGTCACTCATGGAGGTGGCAAAAAGCTGGAAGAAAATCTATTTGTGCGCCCTACTTCTGAAACTATTATTTACGACACTTATTCTCGCTGGGTTCAAAGCCACCGAGATTTGCCATTACTTCTGAATCAATGGGCGAATGTTGTACGTTGGGAAATGCGAACTCGACCATTCCTTCGAACTACAGAATTTCTATGGCAAGAAGGACATACTGTACATGCGACATCAGAGGATGCGGCAGAATTTGTAGAAAAAGCTCTCAATATGTATGCGACATTCGATAAAGAATTTTTGTGCATACCTGTTGTAACCGGTAAAAAATCTCGCAAAGAGACTTTCGCAGGAGCTCTATATACTATGACAACAGAAGCTCTCGCAAAAGACGGTAAAGCAATTCAAGCCGGAACTTCTCATCATTTGGGACAGACGTTTGCAAAAGCATTCGGAATTCAATTTCAAGATACAGATGGAGAACTCAAACATGCATGGCAAACATCATGGGGAGTTTCTACAAGAATTGTCGGGACATTGATCGTGTGCTTGGGAGATGACAAAGGACTGAGACTGCCTCCAACTGTCGCACCAATACAGGTGGTGCTTATCCCTATTTGGAAAGATGATGAAGGCAAAAAGAAAGTTCTCGACATATTCAATAAAATAGAAAAAGATCTCAGGGAAGCAAATATCCGAGTACATCTGGATGACCGCGACAATGTGTCCCCGGGATTTAAATTCAACGAATACGAAGTAAAAGGCGTTCCGATTAGAATTGAGATGGGCCCTCGCGATTTCGAAAACGGTGAATTTACATTGGCACGTAGAGACACTCAAGAAAAAATCACACACAAGATACATAGCAAATTCGACGCAGAAGATGTACAAAAACTTTTAGATGAAATTCAAGAGAACTTATATAAAGATGCTTTGGATTTTAGAGAAGCCAACACCCACACTGTTGACAATATGGATGACTTCAAAAAGGCTATCGAACAAGATATACCAGGATTCGTCAGAGTGTATTGGTGCGGAGATGGCGCGCTCGAAGAGCGCGTGCAAGATGAAACCAAGGCAACTATTAGAATAATTGAAGATGAAAACGTAACAGGTCAAAAATGTTTCTATTCCGGAAAAGATGCAAACCAAAGAGTTTTATTTGCGAAGTCTTACTAG
- a CDS encoding cell division FtsA domain-containing protein, which translates to MLNLFKKNRSEKYHVLALDIGTESVKALIYETDGNKGKIIGIGKCRQKLGDMQSGAITDIAAVIKNCNTAIKNAERIADVMPGQLILGVAGELVKGITTKITYIRKSPETKINIDELKNIVHKVQWKAYDKAREELAYETGYNEIDVKLVNAAIVDVRIDGYKVSNPIGFEGKEITMNVFNAFSPLIHYGALQTIAAELDMELLAITSEPYAISRSIPNEDGGHMSTIFIDIGGGTTDIAIVADGSLEGTKMFSLGGRSFTKRLSQELNISFDEAEDIKIAYSEEQLEQQSSKIVREAMRSDSEVWLAGVLLTLSEFENIETFPSRILLSGGGSKLPEIKEALESRDWHKKLPFARKPQISFMKPKYITSLTDDTGKIVDQQDITPMALAHLGIEYTGEEKVLSSLLRKVVRITS; encoded by the coding sequence ATGCTTAATCTTTTTAAGAAAAATCGCTCGGAAAAATATCATGTACTCGCCCTAGATATCGGGACAGAATCCGTAAAAGCTTTGATATATGAGACCGATGGCAACAAAGGTAAAATAATAGGAATTGGTAAATGTCGTCAAAAATTGGGCGACATGCAAAGTGGCGCTATTACCGACATAGCTGCTGTTATTAAAAATTGTAATACCGCTATCAAAAATGCGGAAAGAATTGCTGACGTTATGCCGGGCCAATTGATACTTGGCGTTGCCGGCGAACTTGTCAAAGGTATCACAACAAAAATCACCTACATCCGCAAATCACCGGAAACAAAGATAAATATAGATGAGCTAAAAAATATCGTACACAAAGTACAGTGGAAAGCCTACGACAAAGCTCGTGAAGAACTCGCATATGAAACCGGTTACAATGAGATAGATGTCAAACTCGTAAATGCGGCAATCGTTGATGTCCGCATAGACGGATACAAAGTCTCAAACCCAATAGGGTTTGAAGGGAAGGAAATAACTATGAATGTATTTAATGCATTTTCACCATTAATTCATTATGGTGCTTTGCAAACCATAGCTGCCGAACTAGATATGGAGCTACTTGCAATAACTTCTGAGCCATATGCAATCTCACGATCCATACCAAATGAAGATGGCGGACATATGAGCACTATATTTATAGATATCGGAGGTGGCACTACGGATATTGCAATCGTTGCAGATGGCAGTCTCGAAGGAACAAAGATGTTTAGCCTTGGCGGAAGGAGTTTTACCAAAAGATTAAGTCAAGAATTGAACATATCTTTTGATGAAGCCGAAGATATAAAAATCGCCTATTCAGAGGAGCAGCTCGAACAACAATCCAGTAAGATTGTGCGAGAGGCCATGCGGAGCGACAGCGAAGTATGGCTTGCCGGAGTTTTACTCACACTAAGTGAATTTGAAAATATCGAAACTTTCCCATCTAGAATATTGCTTTCAGGTGGTGGCTCTAAACTTCCGGAAATCAAAGAAGCCCTTGAATCACGTGACTGGCATAAAAAGTTACCATTTGCTCGCAAGCCACAGATAAGCTTCATGAAGCCCAAATATATAACTTCATTAACTGATGATACCGGTAAAATAGTAGACCAGCAGGATATAACTCCAATGGCACTTGCCCACCTTGGAATAGAATACACCGGAGAAGAAAAAGTATTATCAAGCTTACTACGAAAAGTAGTAAGGATTACAAGTTAA
- a CDS encoding alpha/beta hydrolase, with translation MQVKLSANNMPINDKFEKYITYIEIDGMKIRYASIGSGRPLFMLHGWGGDLHSWKPLAGYLSKKKYKIFSLDMPGFGKSAMPKKAWCIADYSAFIEKFVQKIYTKYGLKGGYNVVVHSFGGRVILKLFETPGDLKSPTLNRIVFIAPAGIKHSLSFSKRVLQNIAKFGAGIFDLPPLRLFKRSARKLMYGILRVHDYENTSGVMRKTFLNVIGEDLTGNLEQINCPTLIVWGTDDTYVPVSDAYIMDDKIKNSSLKIIKGGRHGIHKTHAKEIGGWIDEFIG, from the coding sequence ATGCAAGTTAAATTAAGTGCAAATAATATGCCAATAAATGACAAATTTGAGAAGTATATAACATATATTGAGATAGATGGCATGAAGATAAGATATGCATCCATTGGTTCTGGTAGGCCACTTTTTATGCTGCATGGGTGGGGTGGGGATTTGCATTCGTGGAAGCCACTGGCAGGATATTTGTCGAAGAAAAAGTATAAGATATTTAGCTTGGATATGCCTGGCTTTGGCAAGAGTGCTATGCCAAAAAAAGCTTGGTGTATCGCTGATTATTCAGCTTTTATTGAAAAGTTTGTACAAAAAATTTATACAAAATATGGGTTGAAAGGAGGGTATAATGTTGTAGTTCACTCGTTCGGAGGCCGGGTTATTCTAAAATTATTTGAAACACCTGGAGATTTAAAGTCTCCGACTTTAAATCGAATAGTGTTTATTGCTCCAGCCGGTATTAAGCATAGTCTCTCATTTAGTAAGAGAGTCCTGCAAAATATTGCAAAGTTCGGTGCCGGTATTTTCGACTTACCACCACTTCGTTTGTTTAAGCGTTCAGCTCGTAAATTAATGTACGGAATCTTGCGTGTACATGACTACGAAAACACATCAGGCGTGATGAGGAAAACATTCTTAAACGTTATAGGCGAGGACTTAACCGGCAATCTTGAACAAATAAATTGTCCAACATTGATAGTTTGGGGCACTGATGATACTTATGTACCGGTTTCTGACGCATACATTATGGATGATAAAATTAAAAATTCCAGCTTAAAAATAATAAAAGGTGGTCGTCATGGGATCCACAAAACCCACGCAAAAGAAATAGGTGGTTGGATTGATGAATTTATTGGTTAG
- a CDS encoding HNH endonuclease signature motif containing protein, whose product MNQFKTIFQKQNETQTSKEQINTLHLEFQTYGLNAKEWIQKCKMLLPKIQQQEVWRAKGFANIYEYARVFAGMSTYAVDDALWIMKKLDNRPMLQKIAQQKGINAVRPVLTIVTEESEKFWATKTMTMSKNTLETYVKEYKGEVRNIPVESAVDNGKETMKLENEPPQESCTSTSQSPKNRITKSIYMKLNVKTIERLKKIKGEKEWDEFLNYMLDSVEKGQSDGGCANLDKLANQAFEEPKPEPVNTGKRYIPAKIKKYVVAKTSGHCAYPGCSKPYEILHHTERFALDGAHDPDTLVPLCKSHERLAHAGLIEGEEGGVINWCVRLNEETKNAKYKIDKKVNLYYVRK is encoded by the coding sequence ATGAACCAATTCAAAACAATTTTTCAAAAACAAAATGAAACACAAACATCTAAAGAGCAAATCAACACTCTGCATCTCGAATTCCAAACATACGGTCTCAATGCGAAAGAATGGATACAAAAATGTAAGATGTTACTTCCAAAAATTCAACAACAAGAAGTGTGGCGAGCCAAGGGATTTGCAAATATTTATGAATATGCGCGCGTGTTTGCTGGTATGAGCACGTATGCGGTCGATGATGCTCTTTGGATTATGAAAAAGCTTGATAACAGGCCGATGTTGCAAAAAATTGCGCAGCAAAAAGGGATAAATGCAGTGCGTCCGGTGCTGACAATCGTGACCGAAGAAAGTGAAAAGTTTTGGGCGACCAAGACGATGACCATGAGTAAAAACACTTTGGAAACATACGTAAAAGAATACAAAGGTGAAGTGCGGAATATTCCTGTAGAATCAGCTGTGGATAACGGAAAAGAAACCATGAAGTTAGAAAATGAACCACCGCAGGAATCTTGTACTAGTACGAGTCAGAGTCCTAAAAACCGCATAACAAAGTCAATTTATATGAAATTAAATGTGAAAACGATTGAGAGATTGAAAAAAATAAAAGGTGAGAAGGAGTGGGATGAATTTCTAAATTACATGTTGGACTCTGTGGAAAAAGGTCAGAGTGATGGGGGTTGTGCAAATTTGGATAAGCTTGCGAATCAAGCGTTTGAAGAGCCAAAACCTGAGCCCGTAAATACCGGAAAACGTTATATTCCTGCGAAGATTAAGAAATATGTTGTTGCAAAAACAAGTGGGCATTGCGCATATCCGGGATGTAGCAAGCCATATGAAATTTTGCATCACACCGAGCGCTTCGCGCTCGATGGAGCTCATGACCCAGATACCTTAGTGCCACTTTGTAAATCGCATGAACGGCTTGCGCATGCGGGACTAATCGAAGGTGAAGAAGGTGGTGTAATAAATTGGTGTGTCAGGCTAAATGAGGAGACAAAAAATGCAAAGTACAAAATCGATAAAAAAGTGAATCTGTACTATGTTAGAAAGTAA